The Chryseobacterium sp. JV274 sequence AGTCTTGTGGTAGGGGCAATTCCCACACGTTATCATGAAGTAGTGCTTAAAAAAAACAATTCTGAGCTGGATCTTTATTTTGCCATGGCAAGAGGATATCAGAAAGAAGGACTGGATATCACAGCGATGGAAATGACAAAATGGTTTGATACCAATTATCACTATATCGTTCCCGAGTTTTATAAAAATCAACAGTTTAAACTGAGTTCAGATAAAATTTTCAATGAATTTGCAGGAGCAAAGCAGGCAGGAATCAATGCAAAACCGGTCATTATCGGACTAGTTTCTTATCTGTTGTTAGGAAAAGAGAAAGAAGAAGGATTTGATAAACTGGATCTCGCTGGAAACCTTCTTTCCGTATATACAGAGATTTTAACAAAACTTCAGGAGCAGGGTGCAGAATGGATTCAGTTTGATGAACCTTTTCTGGCATTGGATTTAACGGAGAAAGCAAAAGAAACATATCATTTTATTTATACCGAAATAAGAAAACGCTTTCCGAAACTGAAATTTATTATTGCCACTTATTTTGACGGATTAAAAGATAATGGATCACTTGCGGTATCACTTCCTGTGAATACTTTACACATTGATTTGGTTAGAAACCCTGAACAGTTAGATGATATTCTGAATGTCATTCCGGAAAGCTTAGGCCTTTCATTGGGTGTGGTTGACGGAAGAAATATCTGGAAAAATGATTATGAAAAGTCTTTGTCTTTCATTCAAAAAGCAGTTGAGAAATTAGGATCTGAAAGGGTTTTAATTGCTCCTTCCTCTTCATTACTTCATTCACCTTGTGATCTGGATTTTGAAACCACACTTAATCCGGAAATTAAAAACTGGCTGGCTTTTGCCAAACAAAAAGTGGCAGAAGTGGTAACGCTTAAAGAACTGGCATCCGGAACAGAGAATAAACAGATTCTTGCCGCTTTTGAAGATAATAAAAAAGCAATTGCAAGCAGAAGAACATCTTCTCTTATTCATAATGATGACGTGAAGCAAAGAGCAAATGCGGTTACTGAAAAAGATGCTCAAAGGATAAATACTTTCAAAATCCGTAAAGAAGAACAACAGAAAGTACTGCAGCTTCCTTTATTCCCAACAACAACCATTGGGTCATTCCCGCAGACCACTGAGGTAAGAAGCTGGAGAGCAAAATTCAAAAAAGGAGAGCTGACGGCAGAGCAGTATGATACCTTACTGAAAGAAGAGACCCAGAGAACGATTAACTGGCAGGAAGAAATAGGGATAGATGTATTGGTTCACGGGGAATTTGAACGTAATGATATGGTGGAATATTTCGGAGAGCAGCTGGAAGGTTTTGTATTTACAAAAAATGGCTGGGTACAAAGCTACGGAAGCCGTTGTGTAAAGCCTCCTGTGATCTTCGGTGATGTTTCCCGCCCGACACCAATGACGGTATATTGGTCCCAATATGCACAATCCCAGACTGAAAAATGGGTAAAAGGAATGCTCACAGGTCCTGTTACGATCTTACAATGGTCTTTTGTACGTGATGATCAGCCCCGTTCAGAGACGTGTAAGCAAATTGCTCTGGCTATCCGTGATGAGGTTGCGGATCTTGAAAAAGCAGGAATCAGAATTATTCAGATTGATGAGCCTGCGATAAGAGAAGGGCTTCCGTTAAGAAAGACAGACTGGCAGAACTATCTGAAATGGGCCGTAGAAGCTTTCAGAATTTCAGCAAGCGGAGTGGAAGATGCTACACAGATTCATACCCATATGTGCTATTCGGAATTCAATGATATTATTGAAAATATTGCTGATATGGATGCAGATGTGATTACCATAGAATGTTCCCGTTCTCAGATGGAACTGCTGAATGCTTTTGCAGATTTCAGATATCCGAATGAAATTGGTCCCGGAGTATACGATATCCATTCCCCAAGGGTTCCGTCAAAAGAAGAAATGATTGAACTGTTGAGAAAAGCTCAAAACGTAATTCCTGCCAATCAGCTTTGGGTAAATCCGGACTGCGGACTGAAAACAAGACACTGGGAAGAAACAGAAAAAGCTTTGATTGCAATGGTGGCCGCGGCTAAAGAAGCCTCCGTAGAATATGCACTTTAAAAAAACTTTAAAATAATTATATTCAACAATTCAGATCGTGTTATGATTTTCATAGCACGATCTGTTATTTTAAAAGGATAAAAATAGGGTGATCATTTAATATTCTATTCATTTTTATATAGTATTTTTGCTGCCCGATGTATTTTGACAGATATGAGTCTTAAAAATACATTGAAAAACTGATAACCTTAAATATGAAAGAATCATTTTCTGAAATGAGATCAGAAACCTACAGCCCGGAATACATAGCCAGAATAAGATGGAGTATTGTCATTCTTTTTGCGGTCATTGCTGTTGTTTTACTGGGATTTTTTATTGATGCTGTTTCACATACTTCTACAGATACCGCATCTGACATGATCTTCTTTTTATTCTTTTTGATTACTGGCCTGCTGGCAGGGTGGCTGGCTTATCAAATGATCAGAAATCAGGATGAGAAAATCAGTGGTCTGCTGATCAATCATCAGGGAATCCTGTTTCTCAACAGAAAAGAGAAAATACTGTCAGAAATTAAATACCAGGATTTGATCAAAAGCAAGGACTCCTATACAAAAGATATTTATTCAGAATCTCAGAATCTCGGAAAATATAGTAATTTCAGAAAAAATCTATATGTTCATGAAAAAGATGAAACCGGAAAACCCAAAAAGAAACTGATCAATCTGGATGTGATTCCACTTAAAAACCGGTATGATCTTATTGGACATTTTCTGAAAGGAGTACAGACTTTTCGCCCCGATCTCAAAATTGATTCTGAGGTTTACAAGGATTTTTATCTTGATGAGAAAACATTACGCTATGCTCCTGACCACCTTAAAAGCGATATGAAAGTGAAAATTATTACAATAGCTGTTGTCATTCTGGTGATCATCGCTTTCAGATACATTTTTTTAGATGAAGTCTAAGTTATTTTGCCTGTAATGAGCTTGGTGGATAGCCAAACTGCTTTTTAAATGCAAAGGAGAAATGAGATAAATTTTCAAAGCCCAAATCCAGATAAATATCGGAAACCGATCTCTCTTTTTGGGTAAGCAGAAAATGAGCTTCCTTCAATCGCCGAAGCTGCAGCCATTGTCTTGGCGGTATCCCGAATATCTTTTGAAAATCTCTTTTAAAGGCAGACAGACTTCGCCCTGTTAAATAAGCAAATCGTTCTACATTGACATTGAAATGAAAGTTTTTGTTCATAAAAGTTTCAATATCTATTTTGTAAGGCTCAGAAAAATCAAATAAAATATCTTTAAGACCCGGATCATCACTCAGCATCAGAAGTAAAGCTTCTTTCTGTTTGAGACGCAGAAGTTCTGTAGAAGCAGGAAGTTCTTCATAGGCCAGTAAAGAGTACATAAAAGAAGTTAATGCCTTTTGATCCGGTTTTATAAAAGCCGGAATATTATCCTTCTTCTCTGCCTGATATCCATACTCACGGCTGAAATCACGTAAGATGGCTTCATCAAAATAAATGGTTACCGTTCTTATCTCTCCATCTTTAGGAGGGTATTTTGCAAACTTCAGGAGACGGTTTTTTCTTGCAGAATAAAGTTCCCCTTCTTTAAATATCGTCTTTGTGGTACCGTCATTCAGTTCCATTTCCCCGGAAATAACCAGTCCCAGACTATGGATTCGTGCAAATTGTTCTCCTTCCCTGAATTCTGAAAAATGACAGGAGTAATTGATAGGTAAAAGAATATTATTTTCGCTCATGGCTCAGACAGTTATTTCTTGATCGATTCTTTTTTCAAACTTACAAAACTTTTTTAGTATCAATAATGGATTACATATTGTTTAAATCCTCGAAGCCTGCTATTGCACAGACTCTGAGGATTTTAATATCAGACAAGAATGGTCTTGGGTTCAAGATAAGCCTCCAATCCGAACACACCATACTCACGGCCGATACCACTTTGCTTAAACCCACCGAAAGGAGCATAAGGATCATGTGAAAATCCATTGATACAGATTCTTCCGGCATCAATCTGTGCAGCAATACGTTCTGCATGCTCTTTATCAGAAGAACTGATGTAAGCTGCCAGACCATAAGTGGTGTCATTGGCAATAGCAACCGCTTCCTCTTCATTAGCATAAGGAATGATAGACAGTACCGGCCCGAAGATTTCCTCCTGAGCGATACGCATATCATTACGAACATTGGTAAAGATGGTTGCTTTTACAAAATTACCATTTTCAAGACCTTCCGGTTTACCTTCACCACCTGCGAGCAGCGTTGCGCCTTCTTCCTGACCAAGACGGATGTAGCTTTGTACTCTTTCAAACTGCTTGGTGCTTACCATAGGTCCTACAAGGGTATCTTCTTCATTAGGGTTTCCCACTTTTACCTGTTCCGCCGCTTTTTTAGCCAGTTCATTCACTTCATTCAATCTGTTGATAGGAACAAGCAGGCGGGTAGGAGCGATGCAAGCCTGTCCGTTGTTCATATAGGCTCCGAAAACAGCCATAGGAATAGCTTTTTCCAGATCGGCATCTTCAAGAATGATATTCGGAGACTTTCCGCCAAGTTCAAGAGTTACTCTTTTCATAGTATCTACGGCTCCTTTGGCAATAGCTTTTCCTGTAACTGTGGATCCGGTGAAAGAAATTTTTGCGATATCGGGATGCTGGGTAATTTCTACACCTACTACATTTCCTAACCCATTTACAATATTGAATATCCCTGCAGGCAAACCGGCTTCATGGAAACATTCAGTAAGCAGCTGAGTTTGTGCAGCACTCATTTCACTTGGTTTGATGACGGCTGTACATCCGGCGGCAATAGCGGTAGCCAGTTTGTTGCAGATAAAACTGTTGCTGGCATTCCATGGGGTAATGATTCCTACCACTCCCAAAGATTCAAAACGTACTTTAGAATGGCCGACTGTTTTTTCAA is a genomic window containing:
- the metE gene encoding 5-methyltetrahydropteroyltriglutamate--homocysteine S-methyltransferase; protein product: MQTHILGYPRIGSKRELKKACEQYWSGKILLEELLNTGRNICNQNWNIQKEAGIDLIPCNDFSYYDQVLDMSLVVGAIPTRYHEVVLKKNNSELDLYFAMARGYQKEGLDITAMEMTKWFDTNYHYIVPEFYKNQQFKLSSDKIFNEFAGAKQAGINAKPVIIGLVSYLLLGKEKEEGFDKLDLAGNLLSVYTEILTKLQEQGAEWIQFDEPFLALDLTEKAKETYHFIYTEIRKRFPKLKFIIATYFDGLKDNGSLAVSLPVNTLHIDLVRNPEQLDDILNVIPESLGLSLGVVDGRNIWKNDYEKSLSFIQKAVEKLGSERVLIAPSSSLLHSPCDLDFETTLNPEIKNWLAFAKQKVAEVVTLKELASGTENKQILAAFEDNKKAIASRRTSSLIHNDDVKQRANAVTEKDAQRINTFKIRKEEQQKVLQLPLFPTTTIGSFPQTTEVRSWRAKFKKGELTAEQYDTLLKEETQRTINWQEEIGIDVLVHGEFERNDMVEYFGEQLEGFVFTKNGWVQSYGSRCVKPPVIFGDVSRPTPMTVYWSQYAQSQTEKWVKGMLTGPVTILQWSFVRDDQPRSETCKQIALAIRDEVADLEKAGIRIIQIDEPAIREGLPLRKTDWQNYLKWAVEAFRISASGVEDATQIHTHMCYSEFNDIIENIADMDADVITIECSRSQMELLNAFADFRYPNEIGPGVYDIHSPRVPSKEEMIELLRKAQNVIPANQLWVNPDCGLKTRHWEETEKALIAMVAAAKEASVEYAL
- a CDS encoding helix-turn-helix domain-containing protein, with amino-acid sequence MSENNILLPINYSCHFSEFREGEQFARIHSLGLVISGEMELNDGTTKTIFKEGELYSARKNRLLKFAKYPPKDGEIRTVTIYFDEAILRDFSREYGYQAEKKDNIPAFIKPDQKALTSFMYSLLAYEELPASTELLRLKQKEALLLMLSDDPGLKDILFDFSEPYKIDIETFMNKNFHFNVNVERFAYLTGRSLSAFKRDFQKIFGIPPRQWLQLRRLKEAHFLLTQKERSVSDIYLDLGFENLSHFSFAFKKQFGYPPSSLQAK
- a CDS encoding aldehyde dehydrogenase family protein, with the translated sequence MKQINKIYINGEFVTPNGTETFDLINPTTNQKTGEVVLGNEEDTRMAIAAAKKAFTTFSKTTKEERIGLLQKLHEAVSKRENELISVMVNEYGGTLQFCRMSVQNAISAFTTTITTLESYDFEKTVGHSKVRFESLGVVGIITPWNASNSFICNKLATAIAAGCTAVIKPSEMSAAQTQLLTECFHEAGLPAGIFNIVNGLGNVVGVEITQHPDIAKISFTGSTVTGKAIAKGAVDTMKRVTLELGGKSPNIILEDADLEKAIPMAVFGAYMNNGQACIAPTRLLVPINRLNEVNELAKKAAEQVKVGNPNEEDTLVGPMVSTKQFERVQSYIRLGQEEGATLLAGGEGKPEGLENGNFVKATIFTNVRNDMRIAQEEIFGPVLSIIPYANEEEAVAIANDTTYGLAAYISSSDKEHAERIAAQIDAGRICINGFSHDPYAPFGGFKQSGIGREYGVFGLEAYLEPKTILV